CTATAGCTACTAACGAAATTTACAAAAATGCACAAGGAGAGAGGGTAGAGCAGACGGAATGGCATAAGGTGGTGGCTTGGGGAGGACTAGCAGAAATTATAGAAAAGTACGTTACTAAAGGTAAAGAGATAGCTGTTGAGGGTAAATTAACCTACCGAAGTTATGATGATAAAGAAGGAAATAAACGCTACGTTACCG
The genomic region above belongs to Riemerella anatipestifer and contains:
- a CDS encoding single-stranded DNA-binding protein; amino-acid sequence: MKNKVQLIGNVGNTPEIKEVNNTKVAHLSIATNEIYKNAQGERVEQTEWHKVVAWGGLAEIIEKYVTKGKEIAVEGKLTYRSYDDKEGNKRYVTEIIANDILLLGRAK